Genomic DNA from Theileria equi strain WA chromosome 4 map unlocalized gcontig_1105316255033, whole genome shotgun sequence:
CTCCTCCAGAAGGTCCAGAAGAGAGTGGTTCAGGAAATTGTATTGAGTACAAGGTATCCAGTTTATCTATTAGATCTTTATCTTGTAGTCTAGTAGTTCCTCTTCCAGATTCAGGATATAGAGACCATCTATCCGCACCTTTAGTCTGTCTGTGAAAGTACTTGTACGTGGTTTGATTATTTTTTATAGATAGTTCAACAAGGAGAAGCTTATCAAGTGTAGGACTAGTTCCAAAGTAGTATGCTGTTACACTAACTAAAGGGTCAGTAGAGTCTATACCATTTAAAGTAGCTCCAGTCCCATGGGTAATTCTTGTAATCCTAAATGGCCCACCGCAAAGAGAATGCTGATATCTGTAATAACAATCACCAAGCGAACTACTTCGCACCGTTACAGGTATATTAGTACCTTGGTAATTGTATGTTGTATTAGCTTTCCCAGATAAGTTTGGAATAATTTGAGGAGTTTCTCCATTAGGTAGAATAGTTTGACCAGCAGTAGAGACTTCAATCCAGGAATTCACATTCTCACTGTTTCTTCTGAAATATTTCGGTGGTCTGCTTTGAGTAGCTGAAAGGAGAGGCTTATTACTAGAAGTAGTGCTCCAGTAGACAATAACCTTCCGCAGATTTTTAATAGGTGGAAGTCCAAGTTGCCAATTGTTGTTATGCTTGAAACCAGAGATTGAAGCGGGACCAGGAATAGTATATGTAGAGGAAATGATACTGGCGATGCTGGAGTATGATACATTGATTTTTGTTCCAGTATTACAACTTGGACAATTGTAACCACTCTTCTTTTGAGATAGATTCACAATATGAGCGTTATTCTTTTTACAGTTCTGTTTGTTAAGTTCCTCTCTGAGATTACCAGTTGCCTCTATATCCTTACTCCAAGTACTACCGTCATGTTTATAGTACTCATTATTTCCCTCGCCAAGTTGAATAACTAGTGGATTACTATAGCTAGAATCAAGTTCCCAGTAAAAGATTGAGATAGTGCTATAAACAGCTAAATCAGGAAACCCAGTCTGAGGAATTCCTCCCTTCTTAATATCACCTATTGTACAACCATCTTCGGGAGTATGAGTAAATTTCCTATAGATTCCCTCTGGATCAGGATACCATTCATCCGTAAGATTAACTCTTCCATTACCATCACTATCATAGTAGTATCCTTTACCATCTTGTTGGACTTCTCCACCTCCAGGACGGTTGTTAATGTCTACAGTAGCAGGTTTGGAGTATGATCCTCCCATCTATCATTTTTGCAGAGATGGTCCATGGTACACCCATCTACCATACTGTCCTCCCCTCATCTCCTCATAGTAGTAATtcattcatgtctcaactggtgtgagcagaatgggcaGTATGGATGCATGGCATATTCCCTAAGGAACAAAAGTTCACAAGTGGATCTATGTATgctcaatatggtacatgctttaaaaactctatagGATCTCTgtgtctaacccaagggtctccattatagcgattatatagtttccatcctccaaaaaatgttgcagcACTTCCGGCAAGAGTGCCAGAGATGGACCATATACCAACGGCGGCAGGAACAACGCCCATACCAAGTTTTTCAGCAGTTCCTCCTCCAGGACCAAGAGCAGGATCAGCAGGTTGTTGAGCCTCAGGGTGAGATCCTTCAGGAGGTTTTTCAACAGGAGGAGTTTGAGGATCACCAGGACATGTTGAATAGCTGTTACATCCAGCTCTCTTTAGTAAAATCACAAGatcattatattttccatGGTCTGTAGGACCAGTTAATTTATCGGGTGTCATTTTTCTTAGAAAGTGAGTTTGTGTCCAATTAGTACTATTGGTTTTCCTGTACCAGCCTGTAGCCTTAGGTTCTTTCTCAGCATCAACGTATATCAGTGATGGATTCTGTTTGCAGTAAAATGCATAGACATCTACAGGGCCTTGAATAGGCAACGACAACCTTCTAGATGTTACACGTCTTCTTTGGCCTTGATCACCGTTGAGGTAGAACTTTATACCTGCGAGCTTCAGATTAGGACcattaatggagtgtttATGAGCTGTAATGGGAGTTGAGGTGTGATTTTTTGCACAAGAAAATATTTGTTCCTTAACAGAGACCCTATTATGACCACCAACATGATTACCAGTGCAACAATAGTTATGCTGACCTCCAGATAGACCCTTGTAAGATAGATTAACGGTAACTGCGTTGTGATGTAGACAGACTAGTTCATCCAGCTTCTCCTCAAGTTCCTTACTGGATTGAGattgaaaaataaaattcCAGTTACTGCCATCATTATCCTTAGCATAATAGGTAGATGTACTACCACCCCCAGTAGTAATTCCAAGGAGGAGTGGGTTACTAGGAGCGTCTTCCCAGTAGAAAACAGAAACTTCCTTGACATTTTGTATGGGCTTTCCTCCAGTAAAGCCTCTAGTTACTTTTATTCCTATCTTGCTTCCATCTTGTAATTCTCCATTTAGAGTGAACGTTCCTCCTGAACAATAATGAGTGTATTTGGTGAATCCGTTTACTGGACTGCTATCTACCTTGTTAGCGGTAAAGTTGCCAACACTACCGCATTTGCATCTTGAATCTCCATTTCCACATCTTATTCCTATCTTTAACTTGAGTGTAGATCCTCCaccactcatcctccatgttcagagagtatgctcattcaaaactctgagatccatgagtagtctcaatgcgaccaaagggagcatatTATTCCCTTAACTACTCCTCAcccatacattcatcctccctcacaactagctcaccgtcagagactatccacagaacagATGAGCAGCTATCAAAGCAGTTTCAGAAGTAGCACCTACCGACGTGGGAGACTCCTGCCTAAACTACCTCTTGTCTCTTTGACACACTAAACTCCTCCACGTAAAGCATACATTACCATTCATTTGGTAAACGTCAAGGCAGGATGTTCGTATCATtgctacacattcattAACCATGTAAACTTGGAAAACTTAATAGACTACAGGCTTGAGTGGTTGTGCCTCGATTCCAGACATGCTTCTATCCACATCCAAGTCGACTTCTCCGACTAGCACACTAAAAATGAGTGTTGAGGGCACGGAACAGATGCATATAAAACAAACACATTATCTCCTCGAACGACGTAGATTCCTAGCTCGAGTTCTTCCACGGGCGAATCAACATGATAGACCCTTTCGATGCAATTGTACAAGACGAGGTTCGTCAATTGATCAAACCCCTTTAACACTCCGACGAACACGCGTCCATCCACCGAGATCACAAAGACGTGGCCTAAATTGTCGTTTATATACAATAATGGAGTATGTAACATGAAAGAGTAGACAATTGGTCACGAGATGCGTTACGGGCGCTCCTAGACAGTAGCAGCCAACTCAAGGAGAGAGCTACGACAAAAATCTGGACAATTTCACGGAAAAGATGGCCATAAAtatgaaaaaacaaacattCGATAAATTGCTCCAATAAAGGGGCCATTTTAGACTTTTAAACTCTACATAGATGTATCCACTGAGACAAGAGTCCCCTGCTGAATTTAGAAAATGGGCAATTTCGACCAACCCATTCACCAGAATGAAAAAAGTGACGCAGACCCGAGAATTTTCCACCCAGTACCAACACAATCCAGACCCATGGTATTAgtcttctaggtaccccttCTTCACACAACATATTCTAGGTACACCTGTCCATCTGTACTCTTTGGGTTATTTATCGCCTTTAAACTCTCTCCAAATATTCCTTTTAATGTTAAGTATGTTCCTATAGTACTTGTACTGGCTTGCCATAGTTGTCCATACTCCCTCTGGCCGAGGTCACGGGTTGTGGAATTTTCTcctctagtccctcattctaggtacccttgGCCATTCAATCTCCACTCGTCTAGTACTCATCTCTTGACAAATTACATTTCGGATTCTCCTAATGGAGCCGTGACAAACAGGGCAATGGTACTGGAGAGAGCAATGGAGGAATATCTACGGATAATCATCATGTATAGAGTAAAACTATAAATTTACAACTTGATCCTTTTGGCCAAGCCACCAGTTACCCATTATTCTCTCCAGTTATATGTTTAATTCGTGCCTCAATGGCTTCCACAACCTTGTTGATGTCACACGCATCTTCGTACTCTGGTATGGGCGTCTTGAGGGCGTCAATTAGTGGTTTGTGCAACGATTTATCCATTTGCATAATCTTGTCTACCAAGTCTTCGACGATTCTCAGCTCCAACTTTTCGACAAAGTAGCCTCGGACCTGCTTCAAATAGTCGTAGCGCCACTTTCTGGCTTCCTGCATTCCTCCTACGATACCAAAAAACCCCTCGTGAAAGCACTTTTGCATCCTACGACCGTCTATTGATAGGTCCACTACCCATCTGTTTCTATTGCTCTCGTAGCGAATACAACCAGCCCTCCTGTCCTTTTTTGCTCGGATTATTTCCGGGATTGGCTTTGCAGAGTCGGTTTTATATGTCTCAATGAATGGAGGCGACAACGGTGATGGTGTCTCCAGTCCAGAGTGGGTCATTTCCTTGCTAGAAAAATTCCTTGAGGGTGCTCTTAAATCTGCGGACACATTATCCGATTGTGGATAAACACCCCTAGACATTCGCTCCCATAGCCAGGAGTCTTGAAAAAACACATTTCTCCAGTCCGATTCATATACTAGATCATCCGTCACATCGTATTCATGTGGTTTAAATACACGAAGGGCGTTGTGAAGTTTGCAGAGTTGGCTTTCAAATGCGAAGCCGACCGGTGTATTTTTTGCTCTGAGCCAGAGGGAATATGCAGTGGCGGCGTCCCAAGGTCTTCCATCCCTTGGCAGTATACCGCACTCCATGAGACATGCTACAATTGTCGGTTGAACATTATTATCTTGTAACAACAGCGTTGTTTCGACCTTTTCAGAGTATACATCACTTGATCCATATTTTGGAAACATGTATGGTATGGGTTCACTTTGCGGACTCAGTTTTACCCAGAAGCAATACGGTCGTATGGTAATGACTGAGCATTCCTTTTCTCCGTATTTCGCGCTACTCGGTAAAATTATCGGGATGATACGTATTTCTAGTAGCCTCTAAGATTCACATAATGACTGGCATTGAACAAACCTGTTTCGAGTATAGACAATTGCATGCGATATGGGCTTTCCTTTTCCCCTCTGGGACATTTTCGTCATCATCCAACCACGTTGCAATGATTCCAATTTCCTCCCTTCCAAAGGCATAACAGTACGACTTTACGTAACACACCAGGTTCTCTTGTGTCCTAAATGTAAGCGTGAATTATGGAGAATTACTCCAATAAACATGCACTTGAAAGAACAAGAGACAAACCATTCATTCGGTACTCCAATGAGTGTCAGTCCCATGACAATTTGAACATCGAATGGATACTGGAAAAAGTCCCCCGTTTTCATTTTGTATCTTGTAACACGAATACACTTTCCTTGATTTTGGTGAGTAATTTACTAGCGGCTTGGACACACATTCCAGTGGCTTTCCTCCACAATGGCCCGTTTGATAGTCTCACCAGTCTTTGTGCTACGAATGTAAATGCAAAGTGCAGTGGCTGAGCAAAATTTTCTGTCAGAAAGCTGTTCCCTAGGTGGAGTAGTAACGAGCTAAAATTCACTTTTGAGCAACAAGAAGGCGACGCTAGTTGCGTATCTTTGAAAAATTGCGATTATACCAAAAGTTGCGATTATGCTGAAAAGTTTCAACCGATTAAATTTCACTTGCTGTGCTCACACTTTACTTTTTCAGAAAGCAAAAATTTCCTTGGGATATTTTTTAATTTAAAGATGAACATTTGaggaaaagattttgaCTCGGAGCCCAGATTGCCGCGAAATCACACAATTTGGAGCTTATGTCCACAATCTCGTCCTTCCTCCGCACTTTTGGCATAAAATGGCTACTAATACTTGTATTTACAAAGAATCTCTGGGCTAACGGATGGAGGTGTCGACAAGGtttgaaaatatccaaCGTTGAACTTTTCGGTGGATCTATAAATCGCCAAAGGCCCATTTTTTCCGTTTCCCGTAATGAAATAGCCGAGGGAACTGAAGTATTGAGGGAGATTGAGAAATATTGGCAGAAATTTTGGGAAAATGAAGCCATTTTTGCCACGGGCGACGATAGTCCCGAATCGAAGACCAAACCAAAGTTTTACCTAC
This window encodes:
- a CDS encoding hypothetical protein (encoded by transcript BEWA_013810A) — protein: MGGSYSKPATVDINNRPGGGEVQQDGKGYYYDSDGNGRVNLTDEWYPDPEGIYRKFTHTPEDGCTIGDIKKGGIPQTGFPDLAVYSTISIFYWELDSSYSNPLVIQLGEGNNEYYKHDGSTWSKDIEATGNLREELNKQNCKKNNAHIVNLSQKKSGYNCPSCNTGTKINVSYSSIASIISSTYTIPGPASISGFKHNNNWQLGLPPIKNLRKVIVYWSTTSSNKPLLSATQSRPPKYFRRNSENVNSWIEVSTAGQTILPNGETPQIIPNLSGKANTTYNYQGTNIPVTVRSSSLGDCYYRYQHSLCGGPFRITRITHGTGATLNGIDSTDPLVSVTAYYFGTSPTLDKLLLVELSIKNNQTTYKYFHRQTKGADRWSLYPESGRGTTRLQDKDLIDKLDTLYSIQFPEPLSSGPSGGAKAGISIASVCAGGGAMGYGGWKLWLLLATRM
- a CDS encoding hypothetical protein (encoded by transcript BEWA_013820A) encodes the protein MSGGGSTLKLKIGIRCGNGDSRCKCGSVGNFTANKVDSSPVNGFTKYTHYCSGGTFTLNGELQDGSKIGIKVTRGFTGGKPIQNVKEVSVFYWEDAPSNPLLLGITTGGGSTSTYYAKDNDGSNWNFIFQSQSSKELEEKLDELVCLHHNAVTVNLSYKGLSGGQHNYCCTGNHVGGHNRVSVKEQIFSCAKNHTSTPITAHKHSINGPNLKLAGIKFYLNGDQGQRRRVTSRRLSLPIQGPVDVYAFYCKQNPSLIYVDAEKEPKATGWYRKTNSTNWTQTHFLRKMTPDKLTGPTDHGKYNDLVILLKRAGCNSYSTCPGDPQTPPVEKPPEGSHPEAQQPADPALGPGGGTAEKLGMGVVPAAVGIWSISGTLAGSAATFFGGWKLYNRYNGDPWVRHRDPIEFLKHVPY
- a CDS encoding U6 snRNA-associated Sm-like protein LSm8, putative (encoded by transcript BEWA_013830A), with product MAPLLEQFIECHVFVISVDGRVFVGVLKGFDQLTNLVLYNCIERVYHVDSPVEELELGIYVVRGDNVVLVGEVDLDVDRSMSGIEAQPLKPVVY
- a CDS encoding conserved hypothetical protein (encoded by transcript BEWA_013840A), with translation MKTGDFFQYPFDVQIVMGLTLIGVPNEWTQENLVCYVKSYCYAFGREEIGIIATWLDDDENVPEGKRKAHIACNCLYSKQRLLEIRIIPIILPSSAKYGEKECSVITIRPYCFWVKLSPQSEPIPYMFPKYGSSDVYSEKVETTLLLQDNNVQPTIVACLMECGILPRDGRPWDAATAYSLWLRAKNTPVGFAFESQLCKLHNALRVFKPHEYDVTDDLVYESDWRNVFFQDSWLWERMSRGVYPQSDNVSADLRAPSRNFSSKEMTHSGLETPSPLSPPFIETYKTDSAKPIPEIIRAKKDRRAGCIRYESNRNRWVVDLSIDGRRMQKCFHEGFFGIVGGMQEARKWRYDYLKQVRGYFVEKLELRIVEDLVDKIMQMDKSLHKPLIDALKTPIPEYEDACDINKVVEAIEARIKHITGENNG